Proteins encoded by one window of Mariniplasma anaerobium:
- a CDS encoding ATP-binding protein: MKELIIMAGLPGSGKTYIRNKYFADYKAVDCDELKKTIKGYNPDQPRALHFESKIAEKYEIYNNLKNKVPFIYDTTATNTDKIIKLTKLAQALGYIVKIIYVQVSLATAFRRNSKRHRVVPDEIIMDKYSKLEISLKILNKFADKVITINNEKDEFNIIIAPIKFKQEAISA, from the coding sequence ATGAAAGAGTTAATTATAATGGCAGGATTGCCAGGATCAGGAAAAACTTATATAAGAAATAAATATTTTGCGGATTATAAGGCAGTAGATTGTGACGAACTTAAAAAAACAATTAAGGGATATAACCCGGATCAACCAAGAGCATTACATTTTGAATCCAAGATAGCTGAAAAGTATGAAATATACAACAACTTAAAGAATAAAGTGCCTTTTATATATGATACAACAGCTACTAACACTGATAAAATAATAAAATTAACAAAGCTAGCTCAAGCGTTGGGATATATAGTTAAAATTATTTATGTTCAAGTAAGTCTAGCTACAGCATTTAGAAGAAATTCGAAAAGACATCGAGTAGTACCTGATGAAATTATAATGGATAAATATTCAAAACTTGAAATATCATTGAAAATATTAAACAAGTTTGCCGATAAAGTAATAACAATTAATAACGAAAAAGATGAATTTAATATAATAATAGCACCTATTAAATTCAAACAGGAAGCAATAAGTGCCTGA
- a CDS encoding WYL domain-containing protein, which translates to MDNYNGFIINEESRQHINLSAHAMLTIEADMIRFNEDYELKNKSGFINTIIKNYHDQFPLSRSVTLKQINAIQNTIINDDFSKKLTDRIIEEFTNEIMRTIIDEYSNKYTSEIQFKLKLNKFNKSLLESLEEAKYFNDYAPRSGISFYIKILLESYAVLTRAARESIYFKEIIDILEEAIKKKTYIKFKDNGKFKKVKPVCVYKPKGEQNVEVILMNNSNDEEDPGLIYNTKIKSLKNKDLRGLKEKYRIDIDSSIIKNIFSERDFASKKPKKIFTIKFTSGGLHRFIYEEDRIPIIGIQDPINEKIYTFKTTETQIFFHLFKFGSQAQIISPKDARERFKKAYKASYEAYDKVDAKD; encoded by the coding sequence ATGGATAATTACAATGGTTTCATAATCAATGAAGAAAGTCGCCAGCATATTAATCTATCCGCCCATGCTATGCTGACAATTGAAGCTGATATGATTCGTTTTAATGAGGATTATGAACTTAAAAATAAGAGTGGATTTATTAATACAATTATTAAAAATTATCATGATCAGTTTCCTCTTTCTAGATCAGTAACTTTAAAACAAATCAATGCGATTCAAAATACTATAATAAATGATGATTTTAGTAAAAAATTGACTGATAGAATTATTGAGGAATTCACAAATGAAATTATGAGAACAATCATTGATGAATATTCAAATAAATATACAAGTGAAATTCAATTCAAATTAAAACTGAACAAGTTTAACAAGTCATTATTGGAAAGTTTAGAAGAGGCAAAGTACTTCAATGATTATGCACCAAGATCAGGTATTTCATTTTATATAAAAATCTTACTTGAATCTTATGCAGTTTTAACAAGAGCAGCAAGAGAAAGTATTTATTTTAAAGAAATTATTGATATTTTAGAGGAAGCGATTAAAAAGAAAACATATATTAAATTTAAAGATAATGGAAAATTCAAAAAGGTGAAGCCAGTTTGTGTCTATAAACCAAAAGGTGAACAAAATGTTGAAGTCATTCTAATGAATAATTCTAATGATGAAGAAGATCCTGGATTGATATATAACACTAAAATTAAATCATTAAAGAATAAAGACTTAAGAGGACTGAAAGAAAAATATAGAATAGATATAGATTCAAGTATAATCAAAAATATATTTTCAGAAAGAGATTTTGCTTCTAAAAAACCAAAAAAGATATTCACCATTAAATTCACAAGTGGTGGTCTTCATAGATTTATTTATGAAGAAGATAGAATACCTATAATAGGTATTCAAGATCCAATAAATGAAAAGATATACACATTCAAAACAACAGAGACACAAATTTTCTTTCATTTATTTAAATTCGGATCTCAAGCTCAAATTATTAGTCCGAAAGATGCGAGAGAAAGATTTAAAAAAGCATACAAAGCATCATATGAAGCATATGATAAAGTAGATGCAAAGGATTGA
- a CDS encoding GntR family transcriptional regulator yields the protein MVKSKIDLFMRIKENFKSLIEKGAYLEGEMLPSVRKASSDLGVNPNTVQKAYQELADENYIEIIPKKGAYVKKYIHHPEKELVQSIQQQIDILKKHYTKDEILMMIKKHLEGDNHD from the coding sequence ATGGTTAAATCAAAAATAGATCTATTTATGAGAATTAAAGAAAATTTTAAATCATTAATAGAGAAGGGAGCATACCTTGAAGGCGAAATGCTGCCAAGTGTAAGAAAAGCTTCATCAGATTTGGGTGTTAATCCTAATACCGTTCAAAAAGCTTATCAAGAATTAGCAGATGAAAATTATATTGAGATTATTCCAAAAAAAGGTGCTTATGTAAAAAAATATATCCATCACCCAGAAAAAGAACTTGTTCAATCTATACAACAACAAATAGATATTTTAAAAAAACACTATACAAAAGATGAAATTCTTATGATGATAAAAAAACATTTAGAAGGAGATAACCATGATTGA
- a CDS encoding ABC transporter ATP-binding protein, with the protein MIEVKNLYKSFNDHPVLKDINLKLEKGTIFGLIGINGAGKSTFLRLIMGILKPDYGEIKIDKYSILEDNDLKKSIFYLSDQPPFSNQMTFRNLADLYKVFYPFEEDIYKSILNIFSLNENINLSQISKGMKRQGYIALAFASGAKYLLLDEVFDGLDPSARLKFKKLMISSEHQDKIIIVTSHSLRELEDICDSFGMIDEGYFKRYGNLDFELNKLVKYQIILKDTLPIEIVDQNNEPIYINQDGRILTIVIDVNHQLDQYINKEVYHVADELPISFEEYFMINQKGANS; encoded by the coding sequence ATGATTGAAGTTAAAAATCTATACAAAAGTTTTAATGATCATCCTGTATTGAAGGATATTAATTTAAAGTTAGAAAAAGGCACTATTTTTGGATTGATAGGTATTAACGGAGCGGGGAAATCCACATTTCTAAGATTAATCATGGGAATATTAAAACCAGACTATGGAGAAATTAAGATTGATAAGTATTCAATTTTAGAAGACAACGATTTAAAAAAATCAATTTTCTATTTATCAGATCAACCTCCTTTTAGTAATCAAATGACGTTTAGAAATTTAGCAGATTTATATAAAGTATTCTATCCATTTGAAGAAGATATTTATAAGTCAATCCTAAATATATTTTCGTTGAACGAAAATATAAATTTAAGTCAGATATCTAAAGGTATGAAAAGACAGGGCTATATTGCTTTAGCCTTTGCTTCAGGTGCGAAATATCTCCTTTTAGATGAAGTCTTTGATGGATTGGACCCCTCAGCACGTTTGAAATTTAAGAAATTAATGATCTCTTCAGAGCATCAAGATAAAATCATTATTGTTACAAGCCATTCTCTAAGAGAATTAGAAGATATCTGCGATTCTTTTGGTATGATTGATGAAGGTTATTTTAAAAGATATGGTAATCTTGATTTTGAATTAAATAAACTGGTGAAGTACCAAATTATATTGAAAGATACTTTACCAATAGAAATAGTAGATCAAAACAATGAACCTATATACATTAACCAAGATGGTAGAATTCTAACCATTGTCATCGATGTTAATCACCAGTTGGATCAATATATTAATAAAGAAGTATATCACGTAGCTGATGAACTTCCCATCTCTTTTGAAGAATACTTTATGATTAATCAAAAGGGGGCTAACTCGTGA
- a CDS encoding alpha/beta fold hydrolase, whose amino-acid sequence MEELVVIKSTYKLEGTLSFPNLKEDNYKAVLIIGGSGEFDRNGNYKGILLNTYKFLSDFLNEQGYATLRYDKRGIGNSEGIFCETGLNDLIDDVDNAYKLLERDNRIDNNNIYLLGHSEGAIISTIYNERNSKIKGLILLAGAGIDLKTAQTRQYTFARDELTSIDGIFGKIIRTFYKPEKLLKNQEDIYIKSKMVMSNTFRKSGKSIPAKWYREHLEYSKRSILNLLNKAKNSVLCTFGNKDIQSSVIDSDDIKKMNRDNIDIFEVKDMDHMLRMFDYKPTIINQTKQYKIDASLPLSPLLLNKIESWLLIN is encoded by the coding sequence ATGGAAGAATTGGTGGTTATTAAATCAACATATAAGTTAGAAGGAACTCTTTCCTTTCCTAATTTAAAGGAGGATAATTATAAAGCTGTCCTTATAATCGGGGGATCTGGTGAGTTTGATAGAAACGGGAACTACAAAGGAATATTGTTAAATACATATAAATTTCTATCAGATTTTTTGAACGAACAAGGCTATGCTACTTTGAGATATGATAAAAGAGGTATAGGGAATAGTGAAGGAATCTTTTGTGAAACAGGATTAAATGATTTAATAGATGATGTAGACAATGCATATAAACTGTTAGAAAGGGATAACAGAATTGATAATAACAATATTTATCTATTAGGTCATAGTGAAGGTGCAATAATTAGCACAATATATAATGAAAGAAATAGTAAAATTAAAGGATTAATATTACTTGCAGGAGCTGGAATAGATTTAAAAACTGCGCAAACAAGACAATATACATTTGCACGAGATGAACTAACGAGTATTGATGGAATTTTCGGGAAAATAATTAGAACTTTCTATAAACCTGAAAAGTTATTGAAGAATCAAGAGGATATATATATAAAATCTAAGATGGTTATGTCAAACACGTTTCGTAAGAGTGGGAAATCAATTCCTGCAAAGTGGTACAGAGAACACCTTGAATACAGCAAGAGATCAATACTCAATTTATTAAACAAAGCTAAAAATAGTGTGTTGTGTACATTTGGAAACAAGGATATACAATCATCTGTTATTGACTCTGATGACATAAAAAAAATGAATCGAGATAATATTGATATATTTGAAGTTAAAGACATGGACCATATGCTAAGGATGTTTGATTATAAACCAACGATTATTAATCAAACTAAGCAATATAAAATAGACGCTTCCTTACCACTTAGCCCTCTATTACTTAACAAAATAGAATCTTGGCTTTTAATAAATTAA
- a CDS encoding PadR family transcriptional regulator encodes MADIRKQIKKGLLEIAVLDLLLEDDSYGYVIIQKLKEYSDGIFDLKEGTLYPILYRLEDSKYIESYWKTMNELRSKPRKYYKITNEGRKVFSEILEDYNFITGGLNSILNRRKEGKGV; translated from the coding sequence ATGGCAGATATAAGAAAACAAATAAAAAAAGGGCTATTAGAAATAGCTGTTTTAGATTTATTACTTGAAGATGATTCATATGGGTATGTTATAATTCAAAAACTAAAAGAATATAGTGATGGAATATTTGATCTTAAAGAAGGTACATTGTATCCAATTTTATATCGATTAGAAGATAGTAAATATATTGAAAGTTATTGGAAAACGATGAATGAGTTAAGAAGCAAGCCGAGAAAATACTATAAAATAACAAATGAAGGAAGAAAAGTGTTTTCTGAGATACTTGAAGATTACAATTTTATTACTGGGGGACTAAATTCAATTTTGAATAGAAGAAAAGAAGGAAAAGGTGTTTAG
- a CDS encoding ABC transporter ATP-binding protein: protein MKKHNIWNNALYVYKQANTFNKKYKYKLISSIVLSLLIPIFATFIPAVVVYIIIHGSKIGDFALIVGGIVLIYGILNYFSSYISHVLFFDKVFIRLNNFFEILSQKAMATGYENIEFKHNREKLMRAVGAISENRVGVELLLQVFPVFITSIAGILIYSSYIVTINYLIVLVLLGMVIMNVLLNVYARNYEKRTAEELNTYRTKLKYFQDEANKLSNAKDIKIYKLEKWFYNGIKLFTKKFSTRVMQQKFRYSLANFSDSIFSIIRNLIAYTILVAMVLNGSISAAEFTFMIGIVIGFAVWLNNLATSYGRLKEASIRIDDFREYISWDDGINMEAGENVEPLLHKKLSIEFKNVTFSYPESEKPTIRNLNLTIEAGEKIALVGINGAGKTTLVKLLTGLYNPTGGKILINGIPIEKFNRYEYYNLFGVIFQDVNILPFTIAQNVSGQTDKDTDLEKVNMVLEQSGLAEKIQSLEKKEHTSLTQVIDDKGIMLSGGELQKLMLARALYKDSPILVLDEPTAALDPLAEQALYLKYNSLTENKTSIFISHRLASTQFCNRIVYVEEGKILEMGTHTNLMKKNGKYAEMFNIQSQYYKENKEEGFLDAIDEKII, encoded by the coding sequence ATGAAAAAACATAATATATGGAACAACGCACTTTATGTTTATAAACAGGCAAATACATTCAATAAGAAGTACAAATACAAGTTGATATCTAGTATTGTATTATCATTATTGATTCCGATTTTTGCGACGTTTATTCCAGCAGTAGTTGTGTATATCATAATCCATGGATCTAAAATTGGTGATTTTGCACTTATTGTTGGAGGGATTGTATTGATTTATGGTATCTTGAATTATTTCAGTTCATACATTTCTCATGTCCTGTTTTTTGATAAAGTATTTATAAGGTTGAATAACTTTTTTGAAATACTAAGTCAAAAAGCAATGGCTACAGGATATGAAAATATTGAATTTAAACATAATCGTGAGAAATTAATGAGAGCTGTTGGTGCGATTTCGGAAAACCGGGTCGGTGTTGAACTTCTATTACAAGTGTTCCCGGTATTCATTACAAGTATTGCTGGAATCTTGATTTATAGTTCATATATCGTCACAATTAATTATTTAATCGTATTGGTTCTTTTAGGTATGGTAATCATGAATGTATTATTAAATGTCTATGCTCGTAATTATGAAAAGCGCACAGCAGAGGAATTAAACACCTATCGTACAAAACTAAAATATTTTCAAGATGAAGCAAATAAACTATCGAACGCAAAAGATATTAAAATATATAAACTAGAGAAATGGTTCTATAACGGAATTAAATTATTCACTAAGAAATTTTCCACGAGAGTTATGCAACAAAAATTCCGTTACTCATTAGCAAATTTTTCAGATTCGATCTTTTCTATCATACGAAACTTGATTGCCTATACGATATTGGTCGCTATGGTATTAAATGGTAGCATCAGTGCAGCAGAATTCACGTTTATGATCGGAATTGTGATTGGGTTTGCGGTATGGTTAAATAATCTCGCTACCAGTTATGGAAGATTAAAAGAAGCAAGTATTCGAATTGATGATTTCAGAGAATACATCTCTTGGGATGATGGAATCAATATGGAAGCAGGAGAAAATGTTGAACCATTATTACATAAAAAATTATCAATCGAATTTAAAAATGTCACATTTTCATATCCTGAATCTGAAAAGCCGACAATACGCAACCTAAACCTCACAATTGAAGCAGGAGAAAAGATTGCGCTTGTTGGAATAAATGGTGCTGGGAAAACAACGCTCGTAAAACTATTAACAGGGTTGTATAATCCAACGGGAGGAAAGATATTAATAAACGGAATTCCTATTGAGAAATTCAATAGATATGAATACTACAATTTATTTGGTGTGATTTTTCAAGACGTTAATATCTTACCTTTTACAATAGCTCAAAATGTATCTGGACAAACAGATAAGGATACCGATTTAGAAAAAGTGAATATGGTATTGGAACAATCTGGATTGGCTGAAAAAATACAATCATTAGAAAAGAAAGAGCACACGAGTTTAACACAAGTGATTGACGATAAAGGAATTATGTTATCTGGTGGAGAATTACAAAAATTAATGTTAGCACGAGCATTATACAAAGATTCCCCGATCTTAGTTTTAGATGAACCAACGGCAGCTCTTGATCCGCTGGCTGAACAAGCATTATACTTAAAGTATAATAGTTTAACAGAAAATAAAACTTCAATATTTATTTCCCATAGACTGGCATCAACTCAATTTTGCAATCGAATTGTTTATGTAGAAGAGGGTAAGATTTTAGAAATGGGAACTCATACAAATTTAATGAAAAAAAATGGTAAATATGCTGAAATGTTTAACATTCAAAGTCAATACTATAAAGAAAATAAAGAGGAGGGATTTCTAGATGCAATCGACGAAAAAATCATTTAA
- a CDS encoding ABC transporter ATP-binding protein, which translates to MQSTKKSFKEIIDVIKISNKSDRMYFPLIILRSLVTASFPFVGIIYGALILDGFINGVGREMIMRLVYQMIILSAILLLSRTILHFFCDQKTNLISLKLNSEISRKTLNLDFEQLESQDMKDKLSKANQGVLFSGGIGSFINSLGYMIENIISFLYALTLIITLFIRVDVETPDTITSLFNSPLIGVGIILLIILSIYMNFRMIQKVNKLDYDIYEENITVNRLFFYLKDSSMDYKISKDIRLFHTDKLLADKIHDTCFRFGSSYGRIATKAGKMTAQGGIWNNIVLYTAYTVIGIKALLGLTSVGNVLLLVGVVTAFNTSIVQIINNITSAATQTKYLALYKQYLDTSTKLYKGTLPVEKRDDGQYEFEFKNVTFHYPNNDDIILNNVSWKIDMGKKLAIVGPNGAGKTTFIKLLCRLYDPTEGEILLNGINIRKYEHKEYMDLMSIVFQDFKLFSSTLKENVKGGLDGNDDQIVHYLDQSGFSERLENLPQGIDTYLYSNFGEKGIEVSGGEAQKIAIARALYKDSPLVILDEPTSALDPLSEYEIYTKFDTLVHNKTAIYISHRMSSCRFCDNIIVFDKGEIVQSGNHEELLSSKEGLYHTMWSAQAKYYNV; encoded by the coding sequence ATGCAATCGACGAAAAAATCATTTAAAGAAATTATTGATGTCATAAAAATTTCTAACAAATCGGATAGAATGTATTTCCCTCTGATTATTTTAAGATCTTTAGTAACAGCCTCCTTTCCGTTTGTAGGAATCATATATGGTGCACTTATCCTGGATGGCTTTATTAATGGAGTTGGTAGAGAAATGATCATGCGGCTTGTATATCAAATGATTATACTAAGCGCTATTCTCTTATTGTCAAGAACAATCTTACATTTCTTTTGTGATCAAAAAACGAATCTGATTAGTTTAAAGTTGAACAGTGAAATCTCAAGAAAGACATTGAACCTCGATTTTGAACAACTAGAATCACAAGACATGAAAGACAAACTCTCAAAAGCGAATCAAGGTGTTTTATTTTCTGGAGGGATTGGTTCTTTCATAAATTCACTAGGATATATGATTGAAAACATCATATCATTTCTATATGCACTTACGTTAATTATCACGTTATTTATTCGTGTCGATGTAGAAACTCCAGATACAATTACTTCCCTCTTTAATAGCCCATTAATCGGGGTGGGAATCATACTATTAATTATCTTGTCAATCTATATGAATTTTAGAATGATTCAAAAAGTGAATAAGCTGGATTATGATATATACGAAGAAAATATTACAGTGAATCGATTATTTTTCTATTTAAAAGATTCTTCGATGGATTACAAAATCAGTAAGGACATCAGATTATTTCATACCGACAAATTACTAGCTGATAAAATCCATGATACCTGTTTCCGATTTGGTTCATCATATGGAAGAATCGCAACCAAGGCTGGAAAAATGACAGCTCAAGGTGGAATTTGGAATAATATTGTATTATATACAGCATATACCGTTATTGGAATCAAAGCTTTATTAGGATTGACCTCCGTCGGTAATGTATTACTACTTGTTGGTGTAGTAACTGCTTTTAATACTTCAATTGTACAAATTATTAATAACATAACTTCAGCAGCTACACAAACGAAGTACTTAGCGCTCTACAAACAATATTTAGACACGTCTACAAAATTATATAAAGGGACGTTGCCAGTTGAAAAACGTGATGATGGACAGTATGAGTTTGAGTTTAAAAATGTGACATTTCATTATCCGAACAATGATGATATCATATTGAATAACGTGTCTTGGAAGATAGACATGGGTAAAAAATTAGCAATCGTCGGCCCAAATGGAGCAGGAAAAACTACATTTATAAAACTATTGTGCAGATTATATGATCCTACAGAAGGAGAAATACTACTAAATGGAATAAATATTAGAAAATACGAACATAAAGAATACATGGACTTAATGTCGATTGTATTCCAAGATTTCAAACTGTTTTCATCTACCCTCAAAGAGAATGTTAAAGGTGGATTAGATGGAAATGATGATCAAATTGTTCACTATTTAGACCAATCAGGATTTAGTGAGCGACTTGAAAATTTACCACAGGGTATCGACACATACTTGTATTCTAACTTTGGAGAAAAAGGTATCGAAGTTTCTGGTGGAGAAGCACAAAAAATAGCAATTGCTAGAGCATTATATAAAGATTCACCTTTGGTTATTCTTGATGAACCAACATCTGCACTAGATCCTTTATCAGAATATGAAATATATACTAAATTTGATACACTAGTTCATAATAAAACAGCGATATATATATCACATAGAATGTCTTCTTGTCGATTTTGCGATAATATCATTGTGTTTGATAAAGGAGAAATTGTTCAATCAGGGAATCATGAAGAGCTACTAAGTAGTAAAGAGGGTTTATATCATACTATGTGGTCTGCCCAAGCAAAATACTATAATGTATAA